Part of the Tamandua tetradactyla isolate mTamTet1 chromosome 11, mTamTet1.pri, whole genome shotgun sequence genome, ttagtgatttggaggatgaaacatctgaattccaaaaagaaacagaaactatccggaaaagaatggaaaaatttgaacaaggtatcagggaactcaaggacaatgtgaaccgtacaaatatacgtgtagtgggtgtcccagaaggagaagagaagggaaaaggaggagaaaaactaatggaagaaattatcactgaaaatttcccaactcttatgaaagacctaaaattacagatccaagaagtgcagcgcaccccaaagagattagacacaaataggcgttccccaagacacttactagttagaatgtcagaggtcaaagagaaagagaggatcttgaaagcagcgagagaaaaccaatctgtcacatacaagggaagcccaataagactatgtgtagatttctcagcagaaaccatggaagctagaagacagtgggatgatatatttaagttactaaaagagaaaaactgccaaccaagactcctatatccagcaaaattgtccttcaaaaatgagggagaaattaaaacattctcagacaaaaagtcactgagagaatttgtgaccaagagaccagctctgcaagaaatactaaaggaagcactagagtcagatacaaaaagacagaagagagaggcatggagaaaagtgtagaaagaaggaaagtcagatatgatatatataatacaaaagccaaaatggtagaggaaaatattatccaaacagtaataactctaaatgttaatggactgaattccccaatcaaaagacatagactggcagaatggattaaaaaacaggatccttctatatgctgtctacaggaaacacatcttagacccaaagataaatataggttgaaagtgaaaggttgggaaaagatatttcatgcaaataacaaccagaaaagagcaggagtggctatactaatatccaacaaattagacttcaaatgtaaaacagttaaaagagacaaagaaggacactatatactattaaaaggaacaattaagcaagaagacataacaatcataaatatttacgcaccgaaccagaatgccccaaaatacgtgaggaatacactgcaaacactgagaagggaaatagacacatataccataatagttggagacttcaattcaccactctcatcaatggacagaacatctagacagatgatcaataaagaaatagagaacctgaatattactataaatgagcttgacttaacagacatttataggacattacatctcacaacagcaggatacacctttttttcaagtgctcatggatcattctcaaagatagaccatatgctgggtcacaaagcaagtcttaacaaatttaaaaagattgaaatcatacacaacactttctcggatcataaaggaatgaagttggaaatcaataataggcggagtgccagaaaattcataaatacatggagactcaacaacacactcttaaacaacaagtgggtcaaagaagaaattgcaagagaaattagtaaatacctagaggcaaatgaaaatgaagacacaacatatcaaaacttatgggatgcagcaaaggcagtgctaagagggaaatttattgccctaaatgcctttatcagaaaagaagaaaaggcaaaaatgcaggaattaactgtccaatggaagaactggagaaagaacagcaaactaatcccaaagcaagcaaaaggaaagaaataacagagattagagcagaaataaatgaaattgaaaacatgaaaacaatagagaaaatcaataagaccagaagttggttctatgagaaaatcaacaagattgatgggcccttagcaagattgacaaaaagaagaagagagaggatgcaaataaataagattagaaatggaagaggagacataactactgacctcacagaaataaaggaggtaataacaggatactatgaacaactttacgctaataaatacaacaatttagatgaaatggacaggttcctggaaagacatgaacaaccaactttgactcaagaagaaatagacgacctcaacaaaccaatcacaagtaaagagattgaattagttattcaaaagctccctaaaaagaaaagtccaggaccagacggcttcacatgtgaattctatcacacattccagaaagaattagtacctactctcctcaaactcttcaacataatcgaagtggagggaaaactacctaattcattctatgaagccaacatcactctcataccaaaaccaggcaaagatattacaaaaaaagaaaactacaggccagtctctctaatgaatatagatgcaaaaatcttcaataaaattctagcaaatcgtatccaacaacacattaaaagaattattcatcatgaccaagtaggattcatcccaggtatgcaaggatggttcaacataagaaaatcaattaatgtaatacaccatatcaacaaatcaaagcagaaaaatcacacgatcatctcaattgatgcagagaaggcatttgacaaaattcaacatcctttcctgttgaaaacacttcaaaagataggaatacaagggaacttccttaaaatgatagagggaatatatgaaaaacccacagctaatatcatcctcaatggggaaaaattgaaaactttccccctaagatcaggaacaagacaaggatgtccactatcaccactattattcaacattgtgttggaagttctagccagagcaattaggcaagaaaaagaaatacaaggcatcaaaattggaaaggaagaagtaaaactatcactgtttgcagacgatatgatactatacgtagaaaacccagaaaaatccacaacaaaattactagagctaataaatgagtacagcaaagtagcaggctacaagatcaacattcaaaaatctgtagcttttttatacactagtaatgaacaagctgagggggaaatcaagaaacgaatcccatttacaatcgcaactaaaagaataaaatacctaggaataaatttaaccaaagagacaaaaaacctatataaagaaaactacaaaaaactgctaaaagaaatcacagaagacctaaatagatggaagggcataccgtgttcatggattggaagactaaatataattaagatgtcaatcctacctaaaatcatctacagattcaatgcaataccaatcaaaatcccaacaacttatttttcagaattagaaaaaccaataagcaaatttatctggaagggcaggttgccccgaattgctaaaaacatcttgaggaaaaaaaacgaagctggaggtctagcgatgccggactttaaggcatattatgaagccacagtggtcaaaacagcatggtattggcataaagatagatatatcgatcaatggaatcgaatagagtgctcagatatagaccctctcatctatggacatttgatctttgataaggcagtcaagccaactcacctgggacaaaacagtctcttcaataaatggggcctagagaactggatatccataagtaaaagaatgaaagaagacccgtatctcacaccttatacaaaaattaactcaaaatggatcaaagatctaaacattaggtctaagaccataaaacagttagaggaaaatgtagggagatatcttacgaatcttacaactcgaggcggttttatgaaccttaaacctaaagcaagagcactgaagaaagaaataaataaatgggagctcctcaaaattaaacacttttgtgcatcaaagaacttcatcaagaaagtagaaagacagcctacacaatgggagacaatatttggaaacgacatatcagataaaggtctagtatccagaatttataaagagattgttcaactcaacaacaaaaagacagccaacccaattacaaaatgggaaaaagacttgaacagacacctaccagaagaagaaatacggatggccaagaggcacatgaagagatgctcaatgtccctggccattagagaaatgcaaatcaaaaccacaatgagatatcatctcacacccaccagaatggccattatcaacaaaacagaaaatgacaagtgctggagaggatgcggagaaagaggcacacttatccactgttggtgggaatgtcaaagggtgcaaccactgtggaaggcagtttggcggttcctcaaaaagctgaatatagaattgccatacgacccagcaataccattgctaggtatctactcaaaggacttaagggcaaagacacaaacggacatttgcacaccaatgtttatagcagcattatttacaattgcaaagagatggaaacagccaaaatctccatcaacagaagagtggctaaacaaactgtggtatatacatacgatggaatattatgcagctttaagacaagataaacttatgaaccatgtaataacatggatggacctagagaatattatgctgagtgaatccagccaaaaactaaaggacaaatactgtatggtcccactgatgtgaacggacattcgagaataaacttgaaatatgtcattggtaacagagttcagcaggagttagaaacagggtaagacaatgggtaattgaagctgaagggatacagactgtgcaacaggactagatacaaaaactcaaaaatggacagcacaataatacctaattgtaaagtaatcatgttaaaacactgaatgaagctgcatctgagctatagggttttttttgtttttgtttgcttgtttgtttgtttgttgttgttgttttttattattattaccacttttatttcttttctttatattaacattttatatctttttctgttgtgttgctagttcctctaaaccgatgcaaatgtactaagaaacaatgatcatgcatctatgtgatgatgttaagaattactgagtgcatatgtagaacggtatgatttctaaatgtcgtgttaatttctttttttttttctttccgttaataaaaaaaataaaaaataaaaaataaaggatgaacaattaaaaaataaaagaaaaataataaaagcctgTCTTACCAAGATGAGGGATTCACTAACCTCGTGTTCAAACCTATCATCTGGGCATCATGCCAAAGCGCATGTTCTGGTTCCGTTGCTCTGGGGCAAGGCCTGAGAGTCTGCTTTCCTAGGAAGCTCCCATAGAATGCTGATGCCATGGATGCTCTCAGGCAAACAGCTGTTAATAGACATGCTCATAATTATAGACTGGAGATGTTTCTTCACCCCAACTGCAATGAATAGCATCATTTGCTCTCTATTTGTAGGTCTAGAGAGCCTGGTACTGACCTACATCAATGCCATCAGCAGTGGGGATCTGCCCTGCATGGAGAACGCAGTCCTGGCCTTGGCCCAGATAGAGAACTCAGCCGCAGTGCAAAAGGCCATTGCCCACTACAACAAGCAGATGGGCCAGAAGGTGCAGCTGCCCACGGAAACCCTCCAGGAGCTGCTGGACCTGCACAGGGCCAGCGAGAGAGAGGCCATCGAAGTCTTCCTCAGGAGTTCATTCAAAGATACAGACCACTTGTTTCAAAAGGAATTAGCGGTAATTTTTCTCTCTAGTTTATATAGATTAGAGTCTTAGAAGGCAAAAGTActaccagaaaataaaatgggtaTTCATGTTGAAAGGATCAATTCTTAATAGGCTTTCAAATGATGACAACTAGCTACTTGTCGTTATCGtaatatgagaacattttatCATCGTGGACTCAaaggtttgaaatttttttctttcatgaataaatgaataatcctcttcataatttaattaaatatatataattaacatTCAGGGTGTCTACTCAAATTACATACTCACTCTTATCAGACTGATTTTATAttacagaaaaaggaaagaaacttgtGGTTTTACTTATCTTGAGCAGGCTTAGGTTTTAGCGCATTTATTCAGATGCAATCATTGATGCAAATTGAAAAGCAGACATTTAACTGTAAAAGTATAGCATAAAGCTGTCAATTTCTATTCTAAATATCACTTCTAAGGACAAAGAGACTTCAGTAGGAAGTCAGAATCATGAGAAAAGACATGGTCTTGCTCAGATGCCTATAAGTTTCTAGGGAATTAAAGACTTTTTTGCAAAGCATTTCTAGAAATTCTGAGCTCTTACTAAAATCTTTTCACTGTTATTCCCTTTACTCCCTCTTTTGTACATTAAAGGCCCAGCTAGACAAAAGACGGGATGACTTCTGTAAACAGAACCTGAAAACATCATCAGATCATTGCTCAGTTTTACTTCAGGATATTTTTGGTCCATTAGATGAAGAAGTGAAGGAGGGGGTTTATTCAAAACCAGGAGGATATCGTCTCTTTATTCAGAAGATGGAAAAGCTGAAGAAAAAATACTTTCAGGAACCCAGGAAGGGGATACAGGTAACCAAGATCTATCTGTTGATTCTGGAGAGCAGCTGAGTGGCGTCTTTCACACACCATCATGACCAAGCATAATTACATACAGATGTGGCTTATTGTCTGCACAGCATTCCCTCTTCATTCAATAATCATGTACAGGGACTGGATTACCAGATATGCCCTAGGTACTCACACAAATAGCTGCACACAACTAATATTTGAGTTATAAACTGAATTATCAAAATAAATCAGGTTATTATTATAATCCACTATTACAGTTGTATCTTTTGTATTACAAAGGACAGAAACCCAATGATGCTCACTTAAGCAAGAATGGCAATTCAATTTAGGCTTCAGACTCACTTTCTGAATGCCATCATCTGTCTGTTCGTTGTTCTATCTGCTTCCccacttttctctctttcttcctccctcttttgTCATCTCTCTGGTCTGCTCCATGACAGTTTCATTCCTCAACAAGCTCACCCTTATGGGATCATAGCATCAACAGCTCTAAACTCAAGGGCCTTCAATCTATAAAGGACAAGCTCTCTTTTAACAGTAGCCACACATCAGCCTCCTATAAAGCCCTCTGCTAACTGGGGTCCTTTGATTGCACGTGTGAAGCATGTGTCCAATTCTGTGACAGCAAGGCTTGACCCCAGTACCACCAGGGCCAAGGAAAAGATGGAGGGCAGACAAAACAAGAACTAACACTTATACAGCTATTTCCTACCGCTAACAATGTGTTCTCTGGGTCCTAAGGCTGATGAGGCTCTGCAGAAATTCTTGACATCCAAGGAGTCTGTGATTGATACAATTCTACAGACAGACCAAActctcacagaaaaagaaaaggagattgAAGGTGAGGAGTGATTCAAGACTAGAGTCTCAAAACCTCTtcaaagtttaaataatttggtTGGGTAAAACTGGGGTCATTACAGAAAGAGCAGCAAAGATTTATCTTAGCTCCTAAAGTTATTTCTGAGTATATCACTGGCATTATGGTTACCCCAAAGGAAAAATGGTCCCTAATAATTTCCTTTATGAAGTAACAATTATGTCAAATAAGTGTATAAGGAAAAAGGAAGTAACACTGCAATCTTACatggagttttcttttcctcagtggAACGTGTGAAAACTGAATCTGCACAGGCTACTGCAAAAATGCTGGAGGAAATACAAAAGAAGAATCAGCAGATgatggagcagaaagaaaagagttatCAGGAACATGTGAAACAACTGACTGAGAAGATAGAGAGGGACAGGGCCCAGTTGCTGGAAGAGCAAGAGAGGACTCTAGCTATTAAACTTCAGGTATTTAGTGGCATCATCCATGaggtttctgtttttctcttttccccccaCTCTTCCTGATTACAAGCTTAGTGTGGCAGCAAGAACAAAAAGCCCAGAAGGAGCTTTAGTATACTTAATCCCTGACTGATCTGATCCCTGCTTatgttttgttattaaaaaatcttttatttatagTTATGTCACATTCAGTCTTTTATTAgtataaatatagatattatCTGCTAAGCATTGTAAAAAcgttttatttgtattctcttgCTTAATATCATATGAAGCAAGAACTACTATATTACTATGTCTTGTGAGAAGAAACAGATTCAATGTTAAATAACTTTCATTGGGTCACTCAGCTTGGTAAGATATCTGATCTGTTTTCATCACTTAGTGGTGTCTGCAGTGATGTTTTTTCCCTATCATTTCTAGTATTACTTTGGCTCTAAGAGAGCCTTATAAGCAGAGGGATTCTCTAACCTTCCAACCCCTTTGATCACAGCTGTGGACAATATGCCACTTCAACCTGCTTACTATGCCCTATTCCAAGTTTGTGTTGAGTCTGGAGTTTTGTGCCAAAATTCCATATAGTCAGTTTGGGATTCCAATTTCCTTACCTATCTTTTACTACCCCTACCAAAGTCTGGAGGGTTAGATCAAATTCTCAGACCTAAGATTCAAACAACCAATCAGAGTTGGAAAATTCTGTATTTATTTCAGTGTGCATGCTTGTACATACAAGAATATTTGTGTATGTGGGTACTTAAAATAGTCAATGATACAAAGATAAGCTTTGAAGCTAAATATATGATTAAAATTGCCCACAAagattatttacatttaatggGGGAAAAGATCAAGAATGATATTTTAGGTTAATCAGTATCCtagaaattatgagaaaaaaaaaaaattctgtagctAAAGGAGACCCAGGAAAAGTAATCACAGAGCTAGGATGCCCAAGAGAAAGTATAATGGAAGTCAAGGGTAGAGAAAATTtcagaagaaattaaattttgaaaactcaatgaATGTGGAAACTATGTAGAAGTTACAGATCTTATTTAATGCCATAATTTATTCAATCTCCATTCGTCCCTCTTCAGGAACAGGCCCGATTACTCAAGGAGGGATTCCAAAATGAGAGCAAAAGACTTCAAGATGAGATAGAGATTCTCCGGAGGAGGATGCAACCACCAAGGAAGAGATGTGTCATATGCTAGAGACCTAAAGAATAGAACTTTCCTGTCACTCTTACTCAAGGCATAATTCAAGTAATTTTGGAATTTGGAATACATATCACTATACTTGATAATAATTTGGTCTTGCATTTTCATAGTACcaaaatttgaaatatgaaatCATGTTCACATCCCCAAAGAGATTGTAAATTCTGTAACAAGGATGCATTTAACCTCTATACCAACACAAGAGGTGGCATGAGGTATAACAAAGATGCATTTGACCATTATACCACCCAGGAGAAGTTTATTCTTCTATACAACCATAGTAGACAAGTGGATATTGAAGAAAGTTCTCGGGTAAATGTCTTGGAAAACAGTTGAAAATCAATTTGGTCAGGAGTGCAATGGCTCCCAAAGGGCAGGGACAACCATCCTAGCTTCTTAATGAAGTTCTCATTGAGTCAAGGTTATGCAGGTTTTTGAGCAATAATGTAATTCCTAGGCACTGGCAATGGATAATCCTCACTGATGGACtccaagaaaaagcaaacaacttTATATATAGATCTAGAATCTCTCTAAACTCTCCACGGGAACAGGGAAGAAACCATTTGTATGGGTAGGAACTGGGTCACAGACAAATGGGCTAaaggaatttttccctttttgcttAATTTGCCCAGATTATAACTTTAATGGGACATTTTAGAACTTTAGACAATTGACACTGGACAAAACACAGTAACATGATAAGTAGTGTTTTTGTGTATTCATAGCAATGTATAATCTGCAAAGATGTACTTTAAATGGTGATGGATAATGTGTTTGAAAACTGagctaatttcattttcttataatctCAAAGCTTAGGTTAATTTATTCCCTATTCTTAACAGTCATATTTGAAAGCCTGTTTATTTTCCCTAAATAGAATGTAGattgtttttgacatttttgaCCAATAAAATAATGCTCTTATCATCACCTAGTATATGTAGTCTTTATCCCAATTGTCAAAAGTCCTAGGTAAGTGTTTGTCATTTCTTAAAGCAGTTAAGAATTATTTGGGGATTGGAAATGAAATATATTGCACTAGGATTTTTATTTctgatgggattttttttcagtttctcaccaaAAAATAAAGTGTTACTTTTTATAGCACTGGTCatctaatttttctgtaaaggaccaaacagtaaatatttaaggCTTTGCAAATCATATGATCTCTATCTCAACTGCTCATTTCTGTCATTATAGCCTGAAAGTAGCCACAGACAGTACATGAATGAATGAGGCAtagctgtattccaataaaacttcattttaaaaaaatggtggcACCCAGAAGCCATAGTTTGCAGAGCCCTGCTATTAATAGAAAACATTTTACAATGCTCTTTATTGCTTACATTTGCAGGAAACATATAGGTTGCATTGTGTATATTAAAGATCTTGAAAACTTATGCAGTGCCTCAAAATATTACCTAATGAGAGAAAAATGAGGTGGCAGTTAATGCCATGAAATCTGCATGCATACCCGTGCTTTTTATGACTGCTTTGGGGTCTTTTGTTACATTGAATTTCTCCTCCTATTAGATGGAGAATgccttcaatttcttcacttgaaCTATAACTTTATAGAAGACTAGGTGAGACCACAACACAGTCAATGGAGAGTTTATATAGATatgatttatcttttctttacCAAGCTGTACtgctataaagaaataaataaaaatacattttaataatcaaataaatttcATGGATTGAAAAGAATAACTGGGCCTTCAAAGCCAAATAGTGATTTATTAACCATTCTCAAGTAAGAAAACTGAAACCTAGCAAAACTAACTTACTCCCTACCTTGGTGTGGACTAGATGCCAAATCATCTGACTTCTGATTTAGTGTTTTTTTCTGGTATCTCCAAGAATAAaatcaggctttctctctctaggGAGGCATGCAGCTTTCACCAGTGGTCCTCAATCCTGCTAGGCATCAAAATTAACttaatttaatgtaaaaattcCCTGGCCCTTCCCCTTTTCCTTACTTTCCAATACAGCAGGTCTGAGATAGATCATTGAGTACAACTATGACAAGAAAGGGGCAATGCACAGTTATACACTCACAATCTGC contains:
- the LOC143650057 gene encoding guanylate-binding protein 1-like, with product MASKIHMPGPVCLVENLKGELKANQEALKILSAIDQPVVVVAIVGLYRTGKSYLMNKLAGKKKGFSLGSTVQSHTKGIWMWCVPHPKKPNHTLVLLDTEGLGDVDKGDNKNDSWIFALAVLLSSTFVYNSMGTINQQAMDQLHYVTELTERIRTKSTADANEAEDSADFVSFFPDFVWTLRDFSLDLEADGQAITADQYLENSLRLKQGTSKKDKNFNLPRLCIRKFFPKKKCFIFDRPVHRKKLSQLETLHDDDLDPEFVQQVAIFCSYIFSHSKTKTLSGGIQVTGPRLESLVLTYINAISSGDLPCMENAVLALAQIENSAAVQKAIAHYNKQMGQKVQLPTETLQELLDLHRASEREAIEVFLRSSFKDTDHLFQKELAAQLDKRRDDFCKQNLKTSSDHCSVLLQDIFGPLDEEVKEGVYSKPGGYRLFIQKMEKLKKKYFQEPRKGIQADEALQKFLTSKESVIDTILQTDQTLTEKEKEIEVERVKTESAQATAKMLEEIQKKNQQMMEQKEKSYQEHVKQLTEKIERDRAQLLEEQERTLAIKLQEQARLLKEGFQNESKRLQDEIEILRRRMQPPRKRCVIC